In Snodgrassella alvi wkB2, the DNA window TCTTCTGAATATCTTAATAATTTACTGTCTTTAGTAGGAATAAACAAAGGACTTACATTATCGTATAGATAAGCATAATGGGGGGAATGCCATATTTTCTTACCTTGTTTGTTATATAAAACATAAAAATATCGCTTCCCCTGTATCAATTCATAAACCGCCAGCGGGGTTGTTGGCAGATGCTCATATACATTTATGTAATATTCACCATCCAAACCGTTTATTGTATCGCACAGATTAAAATCACCATAAAAACTGGAGGACGAGAAAAACCACCACCACAGCACCATAATTAGCACTAATATATTTTTTTTAAATACAGCATTTTTGCGTAGTATATTTTCAAAAAATATATGGATATTATGTTTCATAATATTTCCTATGGTTTTGTTTAATTTGATATTGATATTAATATCATCATAACCATCACTTTTTTTTAACAGCTAAATATTTTTCATCACTCCCGGAAGATTTAAACCCGGCATCAATATCTATTCAGGAAACAGCCAAACTAAAAAGCTCCAACTTTGCAGAAATGGTTATAAATAATTAATTTACATTCTCTTTCAGTATTCAGCATAGGATTAAAAAATTCTAATTAAATTTCCTGTAAAAAATACAGAAAATCAAAACCACCCATAAAGTTGAAAAAATCTTTCTAGATTATTTTTTAATATTTAAATAAATACGCCTATCCTTTCCTAGAGGAGGAAGCCAGAGAACATCTGAAAAAACCATAAAATCAACACCGGTATTTCTCACTTGCTGCCATCTCCTGAAATCACTATTATAAACTTGCGCAGCCCACTGCATATTCATATTAGCAATGCTTACCCAATCTTGACTTCCTTGATAGCCTACATATAGTAGCATCTGTTTTTTGTTAAGTACTCCATCTTTATGCCAGACACCCAAAAATTCATTACCGAGAAAATCATAGGTATCTTTTATATAAAAACCGATAGCTTCAGTAATAAAGACATTTTCCCCGTGAAATTTATCCTGATAACCATGAGGTACAGCTTTTAAAGTTGCCTTGCCTATCGCACCAAAATAATCATTAATGGTCTCTCCAAAGCCGAGGTAATAGTCTCCAATTGGAGTAGAATTTACATATGTAAATGTATCAAGCTTTTTAACATCTGTATGTCTTTCGAGAATACCATTATTCTGAATAAGCCTTTTTTTTAGTTCTACTAATCCTTTTTTATTTGCCCAATTTTTCATTAAATGATCAAGCCCCTTCTGCACGGGTTTAAATTGCCTTGCCCATTGCATTTTTACAATAGAATCATTTACATGTTCTGGCGGTATATTTATTGCCGGTCCTCTTACATAAAGATTTTTTGTCTTGTCAGTGAAAGGTTTAGCCGGTTTTCCGCTAAACCAGTGCCGCATCAGTTGTGGTGCAACTTTCCAGCCCATTTTATCCATAGCAGCAGGAATCTGGTCTAAGGTAAAAATATCTGCATTCAGATTAGTCTTGGGTGCTGATTTCATAGTATGGGTTTTTAATTCTGCCATAATTACATCCCTATCTCAGTTTGAACTAAATAGCTTACTTCTATCTGCTCAGGCTGCGAAGTTTGTACGGTATGCATATGTCCATCGCAGTTTGATTCTCCCGTTATGATACCTGAAGCCGTTTTGATAGCATAAGCCACACCATAAGTATTAACGTTTTCAGGGGTTTTAATATGAAAGCTGCGGGAATACGGCATACTGCTAACAGATTTAGATAGTCTGTCTTCAATATAGCTGTCAGTTATGGAAGGAATTAAGCGTGCTTTACATGGACAAGTACTGATACTGCTGATTGAACCAGCTAATTTTTTTGATGGATTAAACATATTGACGACTCCTCCGGTAATACGGTAGGTTCCGCTATGTCTTCCACAGGTAACCCAATCGCCCTCCCATGCGGCAGCACTACCATGCCATAAGATCATACTGTCACCACTGATAATTTTACCGCCACAAGTCGTACGATCCCCAACTCTTAAAAAATATCCTTTAGCCAACTTTATCTCCCAAGTATTTAAAAAATTTTCATTAGATAAATGACAATTAAAATTCTATTAATAAATAAAATTTACAACAATAGTAAACTATTAGTAGTTTATATTAATTGAGTTAGATTAAATTTTTTTACTCATTGTAAATAATAATGAATAGGGTTTGTCTGATATTGGATAAATATTTTATCGGAAATCAGTAATATTTAATGATATATGCATAAATTATGTATTTATATGATGAACTGAGTATTTACTCAGATATATTCCAATTTATAAGCACATACAGATGCCTGATTATCTTGTTTGATTAAAAGTAAAATTAACTAAAATATTATTGGTATATTCTACCAATCGAGCATACAAAACCGCCCCGGCAAACCGGGGCGGTGTGATAAGCTAAATCTGAATTATGCAGTTAATTCTGCACGCAGTTTTTTGGTTACATTAACCATAACTTCCAGTGCTGCTTTGGTTTCCGGCCATCCGCGTGTTTTCAGACCACAATCCGGATTTACCCACAACCGACGCTGATCAATGACTTTCAGTGCTTTACGCAACAGATGTTCGACTTCGGCTTCGGTAGGCACACGCGGGCTGTGGATATCATATACACCGGGGCCGATATCATTCGGATAGCTGAATTTAACAAAAGCATCCAGTAATTCCATATCAGAACGGGAAGTTTCAATAGTAATTACATCAGCATCCATGCTGGCAATAGCCGGCAGAATATCATTAAATTCAGAATAGCACATATGTGTATGAATCTGAGTGCTGTCATCCGCATCAGTGGAAGTGAGGCGGAATGATTCACATGCCCAGGCCAGATATTCATCCCATTGCGCACGTTTCAGCGGCAAGGCTTCACGAATGGCCGGTTCATCAATCTGAATAACCCGAATACCGGCTTTTTCCAGATCCAGTACTTCGTCGTTCAGTGCCAGCGCAATCTGTTTGCACACCAGACTTAATGGTACATCGTTGCGTACAAAACTCCATTTCATCATGGTTACCGGTCCGGTAAGCATACCTTTCATCGGACGTTTGGTCAGAGATTGTGCATAAGAAGACCAGGCAACAGTCATGGCTTTCGGGCGTGCCACATCACCAAAAATAATCGGTGGTTTAACACAGCGGGAACCATAGCTCTGTACCCAGCCATACTGAGTAAAGCAGTAACCATCCAGCTGCTCACCAAAGTATTCAACCATATCATTGCGCTCAGCTTCACCATGTACCAGTACATCGATATCCAGCTGTTCCTGCTGCTCAACACAGTAGGCAATGTCTTTTTTCATGGCCGCTTCGTAATCGGCAGCGCTCAGTTCACCCTTTTTAAAGGTGGCGCGTGCCTGACGAATTTCCTGTGTTTGCGGAAATGAACCGATAGTGGTGGTTGGCAGCAAAGGCAGATTCATCCATTGCTGTTGTTTTTCAATCCGTTGTGCAAACGGGCTATGGCGCTGGTCGGCATGTTCACGCAGGCTGGCTACGCGCTGTGCAACTTTATCATTATGAATCAGTTTACTGGTTTTGCGTCCGGCAGCCGCAGCATCAGAAGCGGCAAGAGCTTCCTGTACGGAATCTTTACCGTGTGCCAGTGCCTGTTTGATGATACCCAGTTCCTGTAGTTTCTGGGCAGCAAAGGCAAGCCAGTTTTTGATTTCAGGGTTAAGTTTCTCCTCTACACTTAAATCCTGCGGACTGTGCAACAGTGAGCAACTCGGCGCAATCCATAAATTATTACCCAGCTGAGTAGCTACCGGCGCCAGCAGTTCTATTACTTCACGCAGATTGGCGCGCCATACGTTACGTCCGTCGATCAGACCAACTGACAATACTTTATTTTCCGGCCATGCATTGGCAAATTCAGCCAGTTGCTCAGGTGCCCGCACACAATCAATATGTACACCGTTAACCGGCAGGTTTTTGAGCAGATTAATATGTTCGGCAACGCTGCCAAAATAGGTGCCGATAATAATACGGGTACCGGTAATCGCCAGCTCCTGATAAGTGGGAGCAAAGGCATCCAGCCACTCACGGGCAATATCTACGGCAAGAATCGGTTCGTCAATCTGAATCCAGTCAACACCGGCATTGGCCAGTTCACGTAACAGTTTCTGATATTCAGGCAGCAGACGCGGCAATAATTCCAGGCGATTATGACCGGCATCTTTTTCTTTACCCAGCCACAATAGAGTAAGCGGACCCACCAGTGTAGGTTTAATATCATGTCCGGTGGCTTTGGCTTCTTCTATCTGGGCAATCAGACTGGCTGCATTGGCCTTGAAACTGGTGTTCTGATGCCATTCAGGTACGATATAGTGGTAGTTGGTATCAAACCATTTGGTCATTTCCATGGCTACCTGACTGGCATTACCGCGTGCCAGTTCAAAATACTGAGACAGGGTCAGTTTATCTGCGTCAAAACCAAAACGTGCCGGAATGGCGCCCAGTGCACATAGTGTATCCAGTACGTGGTCGTAATATGAAAAATCACCTACCGGCAGCAGATCGGCACCAGCGGCAATCTGGGTTGCCCAGTTTTTCTGGCGGATATCTGCCGCTGTCTGGCGCAGCTCGGCTTCGCTTTTTGCGCCTTTCCAGAATGCTTCAACGGCAAATTTTAATTCACGCTTGGCGCCAACACGCGGATAACCAGACAGATGGAATGTATTCATATTTGTTTCTCCCTATTACGAATGATGGATTTCAATAACGGCCAGTGTGCGTGAGTTATGACATTACGACAAGCGATAAATTTTGCAGTTCTGTATGAATTTTTTTAATACTATATTTCAGACTAGTGTAATCCAAGAGTATGATATGGTATACAGGTGTCCGGTTTGTAAATAGATAACTGGCTATCAGTAAGGTAATTATTGTTCTATTCATATAAATGATATTTATAAGCAGTCTGGCTGTTTATGAATTTTTTAACTTGAATTTGTAGTTAAAAATACTCATCAAAGGCGGAATACATGGAGTCGATTATTGAACTGCGCCATCTGCGCACTTTGCTGGCTCTGGAAGAAACCGGCAGCGTATCGATGGCGGCAAAAAGGGTTTTTCTGACCCAGTCTGCACTTTCACACCAGATTCGTGTTCTGGAACAGTTTTATGGTACCCCTCTGTTTGAACGTAAATCCAACCCGATTCACTTTACTCCGGTAGGTATGCGGCTGCTACAGCTGGCACGAGAAATCACGCCGCTGGTTACAGTAGCAGAGCTGGATATGGCGCAGATAATTGAAGGTGAGGCAGGGGAGCTGAGGGTAGCGGTAGAGTGCCATACCTGCTTTGACTGGCTGATGCCGGCCATGGATGCTTTCCGGGCGCTGTGGCCTAAAGTAGAGCTGGATATTGTTTCCGGCTTTCAGGCCGATCCGGTTGGGTTATTGCTGACTCACCGTGCTGATCTGGCAATCGTATCCGAATATGCTCCGCAGCCGGGGATTATTTTTCAACCATTGTTTGCCTATGAAATGGTCGGCATTTGCGCGAAGGATCACCCGCTGGCGGCTAAAAGTGTATGGCAGGCTCAGGATTTTGAGAATGAAACACTGATCACCTATCCGGTACCGGATGATATGCTGGATTTACTGCGTAAGGTTTTAAAACCGGCCGGGGTACAGCCGGCACGGCGTAACAGTGAACTGACGATAGCTATTATTCAACTGGTTTCCAGCCGGCGCGGCATTGCTGCTTTGCCTTACTGGACTGTTATGCCGTATCTGGAAAAAGGCTATGTAGTAGCACGGCAGATTGGCGATATACCGCTGCAAAGTGAATTGTATGCCGCCATGCGCGAAACAGACAGTAATAAAAGCTATCTGGATAATTTCTGCCAGATTGTGCGCGAACGCAGCTTTGCCGACTTACCCGGACTCAGCCCGCTCAGCACGCCGGAC includes these proteins:
- the metE gene encoding 5-methyltetrahydropteroyltriglutamate--homocysteine S-methyltransferase, which codes for MNTFHLSGYPRVGAKRELKFAVEAFWKGAKSEAELRQTAADIRQKNWATQIAAGADLLPVGDFSYYDHVLDTLCALGAIPARFGFDADKLTLSQYFELARGNASQVAMEMTKWFDTNYHYIVPEWHQNTSFKANAASLIAQIEEAKATGHDIKPTLVGPLTLLWLGKEKDAGHNRLELLPRLLPEYQKLLRELANAGVDWIQIDEPILAVDIAREWLDAFAPTYQELAITGTRIIIGTYFGSVAEHINLLKNLPVNGVHIDCVRAPEQLAEFANAWPENKVLSVGLIDGRNVWRANLREVIELLAPVATQLGNNLWIAPSCSLLHSPQDLSVEEKLNPEIKNWLAFAAQKLQELGIIKQALAHGKDSVQEALAASDAAAAGRKTSKLIHNDKVAQRVASLREHADQRHSPFAQRIEKQQQWMNLPLLPTTTIGSFPQTQEIRQARATFKKGELSAADYEAAMKKDIAYCVEQQEQLDIDVLVHGEAERNDMVEYFGEQLDGYCFTQYGWVQSYGSRCVKPPIIFGDVARPKAMTVAWSSYAQSLTKRPMKGMLTGPVTMMKWSFVRNDVPLSLVCKQIALALNDEVLDLEKAGIRVIQIDEPAIREALPLKRAQWDEYLAWACESFRLTSTDADDSTQIHTHMCYSEFNDILPAIASMDADVITIETSRSDMELLDAFVKFSYPNDIGPGVYDIHSPRVPTEAEVEHLLRKALKVIDQRRLWVNPDCGLKTRGWPETKAALEVMVNVTKKLRAELTA
- a CDS encoding LysR family transcriptional regulator, with translation MESIIELRHLRTLLALEETGSVSMAAKRVFLTQSALSHQIRVLEQFYGTPLFERKSNPIHFTPVGMRLLQLAREITPLVTVAELDMAQIIEGEAGELRVAVECHTCFDWLMPAMDAFRALWPKVELDIVSGFQADPVGLLLTHRADLAIVSEYAPQPGIIFQPLFAYEMVGICAKDHPLAAKSVWQAQDFENETLITYPVPDDMLDLLRKVLKPAGVQPARRNSELTIAIIQLVSSRRGIAALPYWTVMPYLEKGYVVARQIGDIPLQSELYAAMRETDSNKSYLDNFCQIVRERSFADLPGLSPLSTPD
- a CDS encoding DUF6402 family protein, encoding MAELKTHTMKSAPKTNLNADIFTLDQIPAAMDKMGWKVAPQLMRHWFSGKPAKPFTDKTKNLYVRGPAINIPPEHVNDSIVKMQWARQFKPVQKGLDHLMKNWANKKGLVELKKRLIQNNGILERHTDVKKLDTFTYVNSTPIGDYYLGFGETINDYFGAIGKATLKAVPHGYQDKFHGENVFITEAIGFYIKDTYDFLGNEFLGVWHKDGVLNKKQMLLYVGYQGSQDWVSIANMNMQWAAQVYNSDFRRWQQVRNTGVDFMVFSDVLWLPPLGKDRRIYLNIKK
- a CDS encoding DUF6201 family protein, with the protein product MKHNIHIFFENILRKNAVFKKNILVLIMVLWWWFFSSSSFYGDFNLCDTINGLDGEYYINVYEHLPTTPLAVYELIQGKRYFYVLYNKQGKKIWHSPHYAYLYDNVSPLFIPTKDSKLLRYSEEDWSDADIKNKIKEVYGDIEHNQH
- a CDS encoding PAAR domain-containing protein, whose translation is MAKGYFLRVGDRTTCGGKIISGDSMILWHGSAAAWEGDWVTCGRHSGTYRITGGVVNMFNPSKKLAGSISSISTCPCKARLIPSITDSYIEDRLSKSVSSMPYSRSFHIKTPENVNTYGVAYAIKTASGIITGESNCDGHMHTVQTSQPEQIEVSYLVQTEIGM